The genomic window TTGATAACGAAAGAGATATTCGTCTCGGAAGCGCCTTGGGCGCAAGCGATCACGCTGATGCCCGCACGTCCCAGCGTACCGAACAGCTTACCGGCGATACCCGGGGTACGTTTCATGTTCTCGCCTACGATAGCGACGGTAGCCAGATCCTTCTCCGCTACGGTATCGTTCATATCACCCTGCGCACGCTCCAAGGCGAACTCGTCGTTCAATACTTGTACGGCCAAATCAGCGTCGGCGTTACGTACGGCGAAAGTCGTATTATTCTCGGAGCTGGCCTGCGATACCATAAATACGCTGATGCCATTCTTGGCGAGCGTCTTAAAGATCCGGTAGTTCACGCCGATCACGCCCACCATACCTAAACCTTGTACCGTGATCAAACAGGTATCGTTGATGGAGGAGATACCCTTGATGATGGCCTTGCCTTCCTCTTTCACCCGCTCTTTCGAGATATAGGTTCCGGGAGCGGTCGGGTTGAAGGTATTCAAGATACGGATCGGGATATTCTTATGATAAACCGGATAGATCGTCGGCGGATAGATTACTTTCGCCCCGAAGTTACACAACTCCATCGCCTCCGTAAAAGTAAGCCGGTCGATTACGTAGGCGGAGCTGATCACACGGGGATCAGCGGTCATGAAACCATCCACGTCCGTCCATATCTCCAAGGTGTTAGCGTCTAAGGCGGTCGCCAAGATGGAGGCGGTATAATCCGATCCCCCTCGTCCGAGGTTCGTAACCTCTCCGGTTTCCGTGCTGGAAGAGATGAATCCGGGCACCAAGGAAACCTTGGGCAGCGGCGAGAAGGTCTCTTTTATGAGCTTGTTGGTCAAGTCGAAATCCACGATATGCTTGTTGAATTGCTTGACTGTCTTGATATATTTGCGTGAGTCGAATAACTTAGCGTCCTTGATCACGTTCGAGACGATCAAGGAAGATAGGCGCTCGCCATAACTTACGATCGTATCGGATGTCTTGGCGGATAAATCGTTAATCAAATAAACACCTTTGAAAATATTGCTCAATTCATCCAGTAAAGCCATCACTTTCTTCTGGACATCCATGCGTACCTCCTTGTCCTCTATCACTCCCTCGATCACGTCCAGATGGCGGGCGATGATCTCCGATAATTCTTTCTCGTAGGCAAGGTCGCCTTTAGAAGCCATGGTAGAAGTGGCCAGCAATTTATCGGTGATGCCCCCTAAAGCGGAGACAACCACGATTACGGGCTCTTCGATAGCCTCTACTATTTTCTTTACACTTAAGATACTATTCACGGAACCTACGGATGTTCCGCCGAATTTTAATACTTTCATCGATATGTATTTTTAATGGTTCATCGAGGATTGGCAATCAAGAAAAGGCTTTTTCATGATTAGCAACCGACAATGACCGATTGATTAAACTTATTTATGTAAAAGGAGAAATAAAAAAGGATGCAATACGAGATTGCGACATAGCGTGACGTGGTCTACGCGAATGCTTATTAATAGATTCTAACCCCCCAAGGGGTCATCAATGCCCATGTATAATATGAGGACTCTACACTCATCATTGATTTTGTATTGTGCTTATTCTTTTATATTATGGGGGCAATATTACGCATTATTTTTCATATTGCAAGCGTTTTTGCTAAAAGATTGACTATTTTGTTGTTCAAGGTCCGCCCGGCTCTTGCTTTGGGTCACTAAATAGACGCCGGAGAAAACAAGTGCGGCCGATACTAGTTTCGTTACGCTAAAACTATCCTGACCGATGAATACGGCGATAAAGGAAGCTACGATCGGTTGGATATAATTGTACATGCTGACGGTAGTCGGGCGGATTCGCTTTAAGGCCAGCGGTATTAATAAATAAGGTACGAACGTGGCCCCGAATAACACGAAGAAGATGGCTCCCAACTCTTGGCCGTCGAAGACCTCTTTGTGGAAAGCCGGGGTATTCCAGATGGATTCGATAGCGAAAGGCAGGGTAATCAGCGTGGAGAACAGGAACATCCATTTCATCATCGTGACGGATGAGTACTTGAGTGTTAGAGGTTTGGATACTACCAAATAGATCGAGTACATGAATCCGCTAACCGTAATCAACAGGTTTCCCCCCAGACTGCTCGCTTGATTGGAACCTTGCGTGGATTGTAGTATCAAGGAGATCGCCCCGCATATGCCAAGCAGTACCCCGAACGTTTTCATCCGTGTGATCGGTTCCTTTAGGATCAGGGCCGCCAGGATCATGACAAAGATGGGGACGGCGGTCGCTATGATGGAAGCGTCTACCGGCGACGTGGTATTCAATCCCCAGATAAAAAGCCCTTGGTTCAAGCCTACTCCGCAAAGGGCGCAAAGGCATAGAAGTCCCAAGTCCTTCAACGGCACTTTCTCATAGGGAACAAATAGGGAGGTGATCCAGAACATCACGCAAGCGAAGCTCATCCGCATACTGGTCAGCGCCTCGGGTTGCACATGCTCGGGGAGTAGATATTTGGATACGGGCATATTAATGGCGAACAGGATGTTGGCCGCTAAAATAAGGAGATGCCCTTTTAGCTTTTCTTGATTCATCATAAGTACGATCCTAGATTGGTATAATATAAATGTATACAGGCTTATGTTTTGGTGAGCAAAGGTCTTACTTTTTTTTGTAAATAAGAAATGATCCGTTAGTAAAGTGTTTTACATACGGATCATTGTCTGTTTAGTCAAGGAAGCATCCCGTTTTTATTACGATGAAACGGCCGCTCCTCCCATGATATCCAGCAATTCGTTGGTGATGGCTTGCTGGCGGGTTTTATTATATTGCAAAGTTAATTGTTGGATTAAATCGTTCGCATTGTCGTTGGCGGTCTGCATGGCCATCATACGGGCGGCGTGCTCGGCGGTTGAGGTGTCGAGTAGGATCGTATAGATGGTTAGGTTCAGCAATTTCGGGAAAAGCCGGTTACGCAACTCTTCCGCCGAGGGCTCAAGGATGTAGTCGGTGGCCGTTTCCGCCGCTTCCGTATCCGAGAGGGAAAGGGGAAGATACGTCTTGTGGGTTACGACTTGTGTCGCCATGTTCTTGAAATGGTGATACAGTAATTCCACCCGGTCTGCTTTACCTGTGACGAACAGCTCCATGAGACGGTTCGCCAAGGATACGGCGCTTTCATAAGACGGCTTTTCGCCGATCGTGACGAAATCAGTGTCGAAGCTATACCCCGCTTTATGAAGCTCATCCGCTATTTTCTTGCCGATAGGGTAGAGGCCTACCTCTATTTGCTGGTTCTTATAAGTCTGGATCGTGGCGGATAACTCTTTCCATATATTGGCATTGAATGTCCCGCATAAACCCGTGCTCGAGGCGAATACGGCGATAGCCACCTTGCTCACCTTACGCTGTTCGGTGTAAGGTGAGTCTAGGTCGCATTCCGCCGAAAGAAGACCGTTTAAGATAGCGGATAGTTTATTAGCATATGTAAGTGTATGCTCGGTTTGCGTCTGGGCATGATGAAACTTGGCCGACGATACCATTTTCATGGCGGCGGTGATCTTCTGCGTGCTCCGTATAGAGGCGATCCGGACTTTTATTTCTTTCAATGAACCCATAACTCCTTCGCTGTTTTTTCCAATATACCTCGTATCTCATCATTGATAACGCCGGTCTTTAAGACATCCAGTACGTCCCGTTGGTGAGAGGTACGTAACTCTTGCAAAAACCTTGCCTCGAACTCATGCACCTTGTCCAATGGAACCTCTTTCAGCAGACCTTGCGTTCCGCAATAAAGGATCGAGATTTGCTCTTCCACCGGCATCGGGCTATATTGAGGCTGTATCAGTAACTGGGTATTCTTCTGCCCT from Parabacteroides distasonis ATCC 8503 includes these protein-coding regions:
- the thrA gene encoding bifunctional aspartate kinase/homoserine dehydrogenase I, which encodes MKVLKFGGTSVGSVNSILSVKKIVEAIEEPVIVVVSALGGITDKLLATSTMASKGDLAYEKELSEIIARHLDVIEGVIEDKEVRMDVQKKVMALLDELSNIFKGVYLINDLSAKTSDTIVSYGERLSSLIVSNVIKDAKLFDSRKYIKTVKQFNKHIVDFDLTNKLIKETFSPLPKVSLVPGFISSSTETGEVTNLGRGGSDYTASILATALDANTLEIWTDVDGFMTADPRVISSAYVIDRLTFTEAMELCNFGAKVIYPPTIYPVYHKNIPIRILNTFNPTAPGTYISKERVKEEGKAIIKGISSINDTCLITVQGLGMVGVIGVNYRIFKTLAKNGISVFMVSQASSENNTTFAVRNADADLAVQVLNDEFALERAQGDMNDTVAEKDLATVAIVGENMKRTPGIAGKLFGTLGRAGISVIACAQGASETNISFVIKHKYLRKALNSIHDSFFLSEYKVLNLFIAGVGTVGGNLLEQIRIQQPKLMRQNGLKLNVVGISNSKKALLCREGINLDNYLEELKENGEESNPEHLCEEIVKMNIFNSVFVDCTASPDVAALYETLMNNNVSVVAANKEAASSSYDNYTKLKETARHRDIKFLFETNVGAGLPIINTMNDLINSGDHILKLEAVLSGTLNYIFNTISADIPFSEAIHMAKEAGYAEPDPRIDLSGKDVIRKLVILAREAGYPVEQADVKRNLFIPEKYFEGSLEDFWKNIKDTDAGFEEKRQLLEAEGKRFRFVAKMENGACEVGLQAVDSHHPFYELEGSNNIIMISTERYHEYPMIIKGYGAGADVTAAGVFADIISIANIR
- a CDS encoding DMT family transporter, whose protein sequence is MMNQEKLKGHLLILAANILFAINMPVSKYLLPEHVQPEALTSMRMSFACVMFWITSLFVPYEKVPLKDLGLLCLCALCGVGLNQGLFIWGLNTTSPVDASIIATAVPIFVMILAALILKEPITRMKTFGVLLGICGAISLILQSTQGSNQASSLGGNLLITVSGFMYSIYLVVSKPLTLKYSSVTMMKWMFLFSTLITLPFAIESIWNTPAFHKEVFDGQELGAIFFVLFGATFVPYLLIPLALKRIRPTTVSMYNYIQPIVASFIAVFIGQDSFSVTKLVSAALVFSGVYLVTQSKSRADLEQQNSQSFSKNACNMKNNA
- a CDS encoding F0F1 ATP synthase subunit gamma yields the protein MGSLKEIKVRIASIRSTQKITAAMKMVSSAKFHHAQTQTEHTLTYANKLSAILNGLLSAECDLDSPYTEQRKVSKVAIAVFASSTGLCGTFNANIWKELSATIQTYKNQQIEVGLYPIGKKIADELHKAGYSFDTDFVTIGEKPSYESAVSLANRLMELFVTGKADRVELLYHHFKNMATQVVTHKTYLPLSLSDTEAAETATDYILEPSAEELRNRLFPKLLNLTIYTILLDTSTAEHAARMMAMQTANDNANDLIQQLTLQYNKTRQQAITNELLDIMGGAAVSS